A genomic region of Barnesiella viscericola DSM 18177 contains the following coding sequences:
- the nspC gene encoding carboxynorspermidine decarboxylase: MHNDDTILMQIPSPCYVLEEERLRRNLQLIRSVKEAAGVNIILAFKAYALWKSFPIIREYIPCSTASSIHEARLAFEEMGSPAHTYSPAYTERDFPAILRYSSHITFNSIGQFERFYPQVVADGNRVSCGLRINPEYSEVETDLYNPCAPGSRLGITADKLATLPQGVEGLHFHTLCESTSYDLEKTLVRVEERFGHLLPQVKWLNMGGGHLMTRQGYDTDHLVHLLRDFKRRHPNLELILEPGSAFGWQTGPLVSTVVDIVENHQIRTAILDVSFACHMPDCLEMPYQPAIRGAVTTPATGLYAYRMGGNSCLSGDYMGDWYFDHELAVGERIIFEDMIHYTTVKTTMFNGIPHPSIACLRSNGTVEMWREFDYNDYKTRMD, translated from the coding sequence ATGCACAACGACGACACGATACTCATGCAAATCCCCTCGCCCTGCTACGTTCTCGAAGAGGAGCGTCTGCGCCGCAACCTGCAACTCATTCGCTCGGTCAAGGAGGCTGCGGGGGTAAACATCATACTCGCTTTCAAGGCCTATGCTCTGTGGAAATCGTTCCCCATCATTCGGGAGTACATACCCTGCTCCACCGCCAGCTCCATACACGAAGCCCGATTGGCCTTCGAGGAGATGGGCAGCCCCGCCCACACCTATTCGCCCGCCTATACCGAGCGTGACTTTCCCGCCATACTGCGGTACAGCAGCCACATCACCTTCAACTCGATCGGCCAGTTCGAGCGCTTCTACCCCCAGGTCGTAGCCGACGGCAACCGCGTGTCGTGCGGACTGCGCATCAACCCCGAATACTCCGAGGTAGAAACCGACCTCTACAACCCCTGTGCCCCCGGGTCGCGACTGGGCATCACCGCCGACAAGCTGGCCACGCTGCCGCAAGGCGTCGAAGGGCTGCACTTCCACACGCTGTGCGAGTCGACCTCCTACGACCTCGAAAAGACACTCGTGCGGGTCGAGGAGCGATTCGGCCACCTGCTCCCGCAAGTCAAATGGCTCAACATGGGCGGCGGCCACCTCATGACCCGCCAGGGGTATGACACCGACCACCTGGTCCATCTCCTCCGGGACTTCAAACGTCGCCACCCCAACCTCGAACTCATTCTCGAACCCGGCAGCGCATTCGGCTGGCAGACCGGCCCGCTGGTCTCGACCGTGGTCGACATCGTCGAGAACCACCAGATACGCACCGCCATACTCGACGTCTCCTTTGCCTGCCACATGCCCGACTGCCTCGAAATGCCCTATCAACCGGCTATTCGCGGAGCCGTCACCACCCCCGCCACCGGGCTCTACGCCTACCGCATGGGGGGCAACTCGTGCCTGAGCGGCGACTACATGGGCGACTGGTACTTCGACCACGAACTCGCCGTGGGCGAACGCATCATCTTTGAAGACATGATTCACTACACCACCGTCAAGACCACCATGTTCAACGGCATACCCCACCCCTCCATCGCCTGCCTCAGAAGCAACGGCACGGTCGAGATGTGGCGCGAGTTCGACTACAACGACTACAAGACCCGCATGGATTGA
- the cas2 gene encoding CRISPR-associated endonuclease Cas2, protein MSLDRFSEYRIMWVLVFFDLPTETKRERKFYAEFRKKLIQDGFTMFQFSIYVRHCPSRENAEVHIRRVKLSLPPLGKVGILCITDKQFGLMEIFYRAKEAKPQVPPQQLELF, encoded by the coding sequence ATGAGCCTCGACCGTTTCAGTGAATATCGCATTATGTGGGTATTGGTATTTTTTGATTTACCGACAGAGACCAAACGGGAGCGGAAATTCTATGCCGAATTTCGTAAGAAACTTATACAAGACGGTTTCACCATGTTTCAATTCTCTATTTATGTGCGGCATTGTCCCAGTCGAGAAAATGCCGAGGTGCATATTCGCCGGGTAAAACTTTCATTGCCCCCGTTGGGAAAAGTCGGAATCTTGTGCATTACCGACAAGCAGTTTGGTTTGATGGAGATATTTTATCGCGCCAAGGAGGCCAAGCCGCAGGTCCCTCCACAGCAACTCGAATTGTTCTAA
- the cas1 gene encoding type II CRISPR-associated endonuclease Cas1 produces the protein MIKRTLYFGNPAYLSLRRGQLVLRLPEVSKNTSLPESFKREAERTIPVEDIGVVVLDHSQITITQGLLEALLENNCAVITCDKNRLPVGLMLPLCGNTTQNERFRHQLAASQPLKKQLWQQTIQQKIANQAAVLESRGAVAKNMRAWAGEVRSGDADNMEARAAAYYWSALFPEVDCFRRDREGSPPNNLLNYGYAIVRAMVARSLVISGLLPTWGIHHHNRYNAYCLADDVMEPYRPYVDRLVCGVVSSGDDYTVLTHELKAKLLSLPVMEVSIQGRRSPMMVAIAQTTASLYKCFCGELRKIVYPEM, from the coding sequence ATGATCAAGCGCACATTGTATTTCGGTAATCCCGCTTACCTGAGTTTGCGCCGGGGGCAACTGGTCTTGCGGCTGCCCGAGGTGTCGAAAAACACCTCGCTGCCCGAATCGTTCAAGCGGGAAGCCGAGCGCACGATACCCGTCGAAGATATAGGAGTGGTCGTACTCGACCATTCACAAATCACGATTACACAGGGATTGCTCGAAGCGTTGCTCGAGAACAATTGTGCCGTGATTACCTGCGACAAGAACCGGTTGCCGGTAGGACTCATGCTCCCTCTGTGCGGCAATACAACCCAGAATGAGCGGTTCCGTCATCAGCTTGCTGCATCGCAGCCTCTGAAAAAACAGTTGTGGCAACAGACCATTCAGCAAAAGATTGCCAACCAGGCCGCCGTATTGGAGTCGAGAGGCGCCGTGGCGAAAAATATGCGGGCCTGGGCCGGTGAGGTGCGCAGTGGCGATGCCGACAATATGGAGGCCCGTGCAGCAGCCTACTATTGGTCGGCACTCTTTCCCGAGGTGGACTGCTTCCGGCGCGACAGGGAGGGGAGTCCGCCCAACAATCTGCTCAACTATGGCTATGCCATTGTGCGAGCCATGGTTGCAAGATCGCTGGTTATTAGTGGACTGTTGCCCACTTGGGGAATCCACCACCACAACCGGTATAATGCCTATTGTCTGGCCGATGATGTGATGGAGCCCTATCGCCCTTATGTAGACCGGCTGGTGTGCGGTGTAGTGAGTAGCGGGGACGATTATACCGTATTGACCCATGAATTGAAAGCAAAACTGCTGTCCTTGCCCGTGATGGAGGTGAGTATACAGGGGCGTCGATCCCCCATGATGGTCGCTATTGCACAAACGACGGCATCGCTCTACAAATGTTTTTGTGGAGAATTGCGCAAAATAGTTTACCCCGAGATGTGA
- the cas9 gene encoding type II CRISPR RNA-guided endonuclease Cas9 (Cas9, originally named Csn1, is the large, multifunctional signature protein of type II CRISPR/Cas systems. It is well known even to general audiences because its RNA-guided endonuclease activity has made it a popular tool for custom editing of eukaryotic genomes.), which yields MKNILGLDLGSSSIGWAVIHEDDTHGELVTMGSRIVQLSPDELSSFTQGNGVSVNAQRTQARGQRRGYDRYQLRRALLVEKLRELDMLPDVSLTGLPKLELWGLRARAVTERIGLRELGRVLFHLNQKRGYKSTKSDFSGDKKTTDYVKTINNRYDDLQAAGLTVGEHLYRELSANPFYRCKEQVYPRRAYVEEFDRIMACQQAYYPSLLTDEQIRCLRDEIIFYQRPLKSCKHLVSVCEFEKRRYVNAAGKEVEAGPKVAPRTSPLFQLCRMWESINHIVVRNRQNEILEISLEQKNQILAFMNTHEKLRITNLLQLLGLPKSGGYRFGDQFKAGIQGNKTRIDIATALGDYPDKERLLQFNVREISSSMVDEETGEILPIIDPSFEQEPLYRLWHVLYSIDDRDQLQAVLRRQFGIDDEEVLARLSALDFVKAGFGNKSSKAMRRILPFLRLGLNYADACAAAGYNHSNSMTKAENEARELLDRIPAIRKNELRQPVVEKILNQMVNVVNALMAKYGRFDEIRVELARELKQSKEQREKSYKSMLSTQRENERIAARIAEYGVVTRSRIQKYKLWEETDHCCIYCGQPVDVHDFLQGFGVEIEHIIPKSLYFDNGFANKVCACRRCNSEKGNSTAYDYMSHKGASLFQAYVDRVNDLKSRNKISENKMKNLLTKVENIPDDFIARQLKESQYIARKSRELLSMVCCQVTATSGSVTDFLRHTWGWDTVLHDLNLPRYREAGRTEIKEVQHKDKEQIVGWTKRLDHRHHAIDALTIACTKQGYIQRLNNLSALGKKAEGEEAASGSENGSQNLERYIQAQPHFSVAQVREAADRILISFKAGKKSVTPGKRYIYKNGKRVVAQRGLLVPRGALSEESVYGVVRLWEKDDRGNRVQVQRAVLKYPVTSIDSKSLDKVFNKGIREILSNRLEQYGNDPKKAFATPVYSDAEGRRPIRTVRCLARPAVDTLVPLRYDRDGKPIAWVNPGNNHHVAIYRDEAGKYREQVVTLWNVVDRRRAGLPAIITDPRAVWDSVLQRTDLPEPLLKSLPDVKWQFVLSLQQNEMFVLGMSDEDFRYAMDHHDYALLNKYLYRVQKVSKGDYFFRFHVETMVDDKYDGKTNMALSIRMGKLKRVSVKSLLSLNPYKVHLSVLGEIDEVL from the coding sequence ATGAAAAATATTTTGGGGCTGGATTTGGGCTCTTCGAGTATAGGGTGGGCTGTGATTCATGAAGATGATACGCATGGTGAGCTGGTGACTATGGGTAGTCGCATTGTGCAGCTTTCGCCCGATGAGTTATCGTCGTTTACCCAAGGAAACGGAGTATCGGTGAATGCGCAGCGTACGCAGGCTCGGGGACAACGCCGGGGGTATGACCGCTACCAGTTGAGGCGGGCATTGTTGGTGGAGAAGTTACGAGAGTTGGATATGTTGCCCGATGTTTCTTTGACGGGTTTGCCGAAGCTGGAGCTATGGGGATTGCGGGCTCGCGCTGTGACCGAACGTATCGGACTGCGGGAGCTGGGGCGGGTGCTGTTTCATCTGAATCAGAAGCGGGGGTATAAATCGACGAAGAGTGATTTCTCGGGCGATAAGAAGACGACCGATTATGTGAAGACGATTAATAATCGGTATGACGACTTGCAGGCTGCGGGATTGACGGTCGGTGAACATCTGTATAGAGAGTTGTCGGCCAATCCGTTTTATCGCTGCAAGGAGCAGGTGTATCCCCGCCGAGCCTATGTCGAGGAGTTTGACCGCATAATGGCTTGCCAGCAGGCCTATTATCCCAGCTTGTTGACCGATGAGCAGATTCGTTGCCTGCGTGATGAGATTATTTTTTACCAGCGTCCCTTGAAATCGTGCAAACATCTGGTATCGGTTTGTGAGTTTGAAAAGCGGCGATATGTCAATGCCGCCGGAAAGGAGGTAGAGGCCGGGCCCAAGGTGGCGCCCCGCACCTCGCCGTTGTTCCAACTGTGCCGCATGTGGGAGAGCATTAACCATATTGTGGTCAGGAATCGGCAGAACGAGATACTCGAGATTTCACTCGAGCAGAAGAATCAGATTCTGGCGTTCATGAATACGCACGAGAAACTCAGAATAACCAACCTGTTGCAGCTGTTGGGGTTACCCAAGTCGGGCGGTTATCGGTTTGGCGACCAGTTCAAGGCTGGTATACAGGGAAACAAGACCCGTATCGACATAGCGACAGCGCTGGGCGACTATCCCGACAAAGAGCGATTGTTGCAGTTCAATGTCCGTGAGATTTCCTCGTCGATGGTCGATGAAGAGACGGGCGAAATTCTGCCCATTATCGACCCTTCATTCGAGCAGGAACCGCTGTACCGGCTGTGGCATGTGCTCTATTCGATTGACGATCGTGACCAGTTGCAGGCCGTATTGCGCCGGCAGTTTGGCATTGACGACGAAGAGGTGCTGGCTCGATTGAGTGCCCTCGATTTTGTCAAGGCCGGTTTTGGCAACAAGTCGAGCAAGGCGATGCGCCGCATCTTGCCCTTCCTGCGGTTGGGCTTGAACTATGCCGATGCCTGTGCCGCGGCCGGATACAATCATAGCAACAGCATGACCAAGGCCGAGAACGAGGCTCGCGAACTGCTCGACCGCATACCGGCCATTCGCAAGAATGAGTTGCGCCAGCCTGTGGTGGAGAAGATTCTCAACCAGATGGTCAACGTGGTGAATGCGCTGATGGCCAAGTATGGGCGCTTCGACGAGATACGTGTGGAGTTGGCCCGAGAGTTGAAGCAGAGCAAGGAGCAGCGGGAGAAGAGTTATAAATCCATGCTGAGCACCCAGCGCGAGAACGAGCGGATTGCCGCCCGCATAGCCGAGTATGGTGTTGTGACACGCTCGCGTATCCAGAAGTACAAGTTGTGGGAGGAGACCGACCATTGCTGCATCTATTGCGGACAACCGGTTGATGTACACGATTTCCTGCAAGGCTTTGGGGTGGAGATCGAGCACATCATACCCAAGTCGTTGTATTTCGACAACGGTTTCGCCAACAAGGTGTGTGCTTGTCGCCGCTGCAATAGCGAGAAGGGCAATTCCACCGCCTATGACTACATGAGCCATAAGGGAGCGTCTCTTTTCCAGGCCTATGTGGACCGGGTGAACGACTTGAAAAGCCGGAATAAGATCAGTGAGAATAAAATGAAAAACCTGTTGACCAAGGTCGAAAATATTCCTGACGATTTCATTGCCCGACAGCTGAAAGAGAGCCAGTATATAGCCCGCAAATCGAGAGAGCTGCTCTCGATGGTGTGTTGCCAGGTGACGGCTACCAGCGGTTCGGTGACCGATTTCCTGCGGCATACGTGGGGGTGGGACACCGTGCTGCACGACCTGAATCTGCCGCGTTACCGTGAGGCGGGACGTACCGAGATAAAAGAGGTGCAGCACAAGGACAAAGAGCAAATCGTGGGGTGGACCAAGCGTCTTGACCACCGGCACCACGCCATCGACGCCCTCACGATTGCCTGTACCAAGCAGGGATATATCCAGCGACTGAACAACCTGAGCGCCCTGGGTAAAAAGGCGGAGGGAGAGGAGGCTGCCAGCGGTAGCGAGAATGGCTCGCAGAATCTGGAACGGTATATCCAGGCACAGCCCCATTTCTCGGTAGCTCAGGTGCGCGAAGCCGCCGATCGGATATTGATTTCGTTCAAGGCCGGTAAAAAGTCGGTTACTCCCGGCAAGCGGTATATCTACAAAAACGGCAAGCGTGTCGTTGCCCAGCGCGGTCTGCTGGTGCCTCGCGGTGCATTGAGCGAAGAGAGCGTGTATGGCGTGGTACGACTCTGGGAAAAAGACGACCGGGGGAATCGTGTCCAGGTGCAGCGGGCCGTACTCAAATATCCCGTTACCTCGATTGACAGCAAGTCGCTCGATAAGGTGTTCAATAAGGGTATTCGGGAGATTCTCTCGAACCGTTTGGAACAGTATGGCAACGATCCCAAGAAGGCCTTTGCCACCCCCGTGTACAGCGATGCCGAGGGTCGCAGGCCCATTCGCACGGTGCGATGTCTGGCCCGGCCGGCAGTCGATACGCTGGTACCGTTGCGGTATGACCGGGACGGGAAGCCGATAGCCTGGGTCAACCCGGGTAACAATCATCATGTGGCCATTTATCGTGACGAGGCGGGTAAATACCGGGAGCAGGTTGTTACCCTGTGGAACGTCGTGGACCGGCGGCGAGCCGGGTTGCCGGCCATCATCACCGATCCCCGTGCGGTGTGGGACAGCGTGTTGCAGCGCACCGATCTCCCCGAACCGTTGTTGAAGAGCCTGCCCGATGTAAAGTGGCAGTTTGTACTCTCCTTGCAGCAAAACGAGATGTTTGTCCTGGGTATGAGCGACGAGGATTTTCGCTATGCCATGGACCATCACGACTATGCCTTGCTGAACAAATATCTCTATCGGGTACAGAAAGTAAGTAAGGGAGATTATTTCTTTAGATTTCATGTTGAGACGATGGTCGACGATAAATATGACGGGAAGACAAACATGGCTTTATCTATCCGTATGGGAAAATTGAAACGGGTGAGTGTCAAGTCTTTGTTGTCTTTGAATCCTTACAAAGTGCATTTATCGGTCTTGGGCGAAATAGACGAAGTATTATGA
- a CDS encoding helix-turn-helix domain-containing protein has protein sequence MNRIKEVLETKGISQTELANRLGKTFNMVNLYATNKVQPPIPVLYQIADILKIDVRALLSGEILP, from the coding sequence ATGAACCGAATAAAAGAGGTATTGGAGACTAAGGGCATTAGCCAAACAGAATTAGCAAATAGGCTTGGAAAGACTTTTAATATGGTCAATCTATATGCTACGAACAAGGTGCAGCCTCCCATTCCTGTTTTATATCAGATTGCAGACATCTTGAAAATAGATGTGCGTGCACTGCTGTCCGGAGAAATTTTACCATAA
- a CDS encoding IS4 family transposase yields MNKGKTIFAQIMSLINEYEFKKCVDRYKGDRHAIKFNCRDQFMVMSFAQFTDRAGLRDIETTLNLCGDLYRSGIKAIPRSTLAEANEKKDWRIYQDFAMTLVKEATMLYKDEKLRIGLEEMIYAFDSSTIELCLKLCPWAEFHHGKGAFKIHTLMDLRGSIPTFVMLTPGKVNDARMMDKIPVEAGAFYLMDRGYVAFEKLYKHFQQKGAYFVTRAKDNMSYEVIESRPVNKDSGVLSDETIRLAGYYSTRKYPDTLRLVVYEDFETGRVYRFLTSNFAIDDPLTIAELYRERWLIELFFKWIKQHLHIRTFYGTSKNAVYTQIWIAICDYLLLIIAKKRYGLDPSLHSISNSIGQVLFQRADIREIYNQPTTPVCVPEAGSVEQPTLW; encoded by the coding sequence ATGAACAAAGGAAAAACAATCTTCGCTCAGATTATGTCTCTCATTAACGAATACGAGTTCAAGAAATGTGTCGACCGCTACAAAGGTGACCGGCATGCTATCAAATTCAATTGTCGTGACCAGTTCATGGTGATGAGTTTTGCACAGTTCACTGACAGAGCTGGTTTGAGAGATATAGAGACTACACTTAACCTCTGCGGCGACCTCTATCGCTCCGGAATCAAGGCAATACCTCGATCCACGCTTGCGGAGGCCAATGAGAAGAAGGATTGGCGTATATATCAAGACTTTGCGATGACTTTGGTAAAGGAAGCCACGATGCTTTACAAGGATGAAAAGCTGCGAATTGGTCTTGAGGAGATGATATATGCGTTTGACAGCAGTACCATTGAACTGTGTCTTAAGTTGTGTCCATGGGCCGAGTTTCATCATGGTAAGGGCGCGTTCAAGATACATACACTGATGGATCTGCGAGGCTCGATTCCCACATTTGTCATGCTCACGCCAGGCAAGGTTAACGATGCCAGGATGATGGACAAGATTCCTGTTGAAGCAGGTGCTTTCTACCTGATGGATAGGGGATATGTTGCCTTTGAGAAACTTTACAAGCATTTCCAGCAAAAGGGCGCCTACTTTGTTACACGCGCCAAGGACAATATGTCTTATGAGGTTATTGAGTCCAGACCTGTCAATAAAGACTCGGGCGTTCTTTCGGATGAGACTATCAGACTTGCTGGATATTACTCTACCAGAAAGTATCCAGACACATTGAGACTTGTTGTGTATGAAGACTTTGAGACTGGAAGAGTATATCGATTTCTGACCAGCAACTTTGCGATTGACGATCCGCTGACTATTGCGGAACTCTACCGTGAACGCTGGCTGATAGAACTGTTCTTCAAATGGATCAAGCAGCATCTTCACATCAGGACTTTCTACGGCACTTCCAAGAACGCCGTGTACACGCAGATATGGATAGCCATTTGTGACTATCTGCTGCTCATCATTGCGAAGAAGCGATACGGGTTGGATCCAAGTCTTCATTCTATCTCTAACTCAATCGGACAAGTCCTCTTCCAGAGGGCGGATATCCGTGAAATTTATAATCAGCCGACAACTCCCGTTTGTGTTCCGGAGGCGGGTTCTGTCGAGCAACCTACTTTATGGTAA
- a CDS encoding DUF6642 family protein, with the protein MHNIICFETEWLYNSHKGNQFNLETKLLLDCLRNFYKCDIIHRHILYREDLQYYMDYFTTKRKFAKFDKYDIIYFACHGRNHTISFEGETDGIDLMELAAMNKNFFSSKIVHFSSCRTLTNEKVALEFKKQTGAKLVTGYSSSVDAMRSAIADMAYFNELMHIKNVGVILNDTSKFCKTYKSLLEELKFTKV; encoded by the coding sequence ATGCATAATATAATTTGTTTTGAAACGGAATGGCTGTATAACAGCCACAAGGGTAATCAGTTCAACCTTGAAACCAAGTTGCTTTTGGATTGTTTGAGAAATTTCTACAAATGTGATATAATACATAGACATATTTTGTATAGAGAAGATTTACAATATTATATGGACTATTTTACTACCAAACGTAAATTCGCCAAATTCGATAAATATGATATCATTTATTTTGCATGTCATGGAAGGAATCATACTATATCATTTGAAGGAGAGACTGATGGGATTGACTTGATGGAACTTGCTGCCATGAACAAAAATTTTTTCTCCAGTAAGATTGTTCATTTCAGTTCATGCCGGACATTGACTAACGAAAAAGTTGCGTTAGAATTTAAAAAGCAAACAGGAGCAAAATTAGTGACAGGTTACAGTTCTTCTGTTGATGCAATGAGGTCGGCAATAGCGGATATGGCGTATTTCAATGAGCTTATGCACATCAAGAATGTAGGCGTTATTCTCAATGATACCAGCAAATTCTGTAAGACATACAAATCTCTATTAGAAGAACTTAAATTTACCAAAGTATGA
- a CDS encoding agmatine deiminase family protein, whose translation MVTDRLTDTVYFSEWALKDFPVPINNICKLLDKYGIKYGFLRHTKDYWCRDYMPIQVNETKFVHYAYAPDYLQNEKNRRYITDPTAVLHDLNIPTVKTDLIIDGGNIIKCPDKVIMTKKVFCENKNIPRNKVIAMLEQLFECSIVFLPWDKSETYGHADGIVRWVNGNTVLLTAYEMSRYFANKFLKELERNFDVISMKYSTRPRNREHSWAYINFLQTKNVIIVPVFNIKEDEQALQQIEAAFPDYQGCIEPVDISNIISHGGGLNCVSWNIKQPS comes from the coding sequence ATGGTTACCGACCGACTGACTGATACCGTGTATTTCTCGGAATGGGCATTGAAGGACTTTCCTGTGCCAATAAATAATATCTGCAAGTTATTGGACAAGTATGGGATTAAATACGGCTTCCTGCGCCATACCAAAGATTATTGGTGCAGGGACTATATGCCCATACAAGTCAATGAAACCAAATTTGTACATTACGCTTATGCTCCTGACTATTTGCAGAACGAGAAAAACAGGAGGTATATAACCGATCCGACAGCCGTTTTGCATGACCTGAACATTCCGACTGTCAAAACAGATTTGATAATAGATGGCGGTAACATTATCAAGTGCCCCGACAAAGTGATAATGACTAAAAAGGTGTTTTGTGAAAACAAAAATATCCCGCGTAACAAGGTAATTGCCATGCTTGAACAGTTATTTGAATGTAGCATTGTCTTTCTACCATGGGATAAATCAGAAACATACGGTCATGCAGATGGTATTGTCCGTTGGGTTAACGGAAATACAGTCTTACTGACTGCTTACGAAATGTCCCGTTACTTTGCAAACAAGTTTCTCAAAGAGTTGGAACGGAACTTTGATGTCATATCCATGAAATACTCCACTCGTCCACGGAACAGGGAACATTCTTGGGCATACATCAATTTTCTTCAGACAAAGAATGTTATCATAGTACCTGTATTCAATATAAAGGAGGATGAACAGGCTTTACAGCAAATTGAGGCGGCATTTCCAGACTATCAAGGTTGCATCGAACCAGTTGATATATCAAATATAATCAGTCATGGAGGGGGTCTCAACTGTGTCTCATGGAACATAAAACAACCCTCATAA
- a CDS encoding site-specific integrase: MKVEKFKVLLYLKKSGLDKFGKAPIMGRITVNNTMAQFSCKLSCTPELWNPRESRLNGKSKEAVDINAKIDRLLLSVNSAFDSLLERKIDFDATAVKELLQGSVETQMTLLKRLDMHIEDMRSRIGIDVAKSSMSTYIYTRRYLGEYIQKRFKTSDVAFGQLNEHIPWEFQDYILKDKGLAVDTARHYLAILKKICRMAFKEGHAEKRYFVNFKLPQEHRKPPRALTREDFEKIRDVVIPPERVTHNIARDLFLFACYTGVPYADAVSITRENIYKDDKGDLWLKYLRKKNDYQARVKLLPEAIALIEKYRSDERDELFPMIHHPNMRRHMKGLRDLAGISCDLVYHMGRHTFGSLITLEAGVPIETISKMLGHTNLTTTQLYARVTPKKLFEDMDKFIEATSDMKLVL; encoded by the coding sequence ATGAAAGTAGAAAAATTCAAGGTGTTGCTCTACCTGAAAAAGAGCGGTCTAGACAAATTTGGGAAGGCTCCGATAATGGGGCGAATAACGGTAAACAACACGATGGCGCAATTCAGTTGTAAGCTGTCATGTACTCCGGAGTTATGGAATCCAAGAGAAAGTCGACTGAATGGAAAGAGTAAAGAAGCCGTTGATATTAATGCGAAAATTGACCGGCTCTTGCTTTCGGTCAATTCTGCATTTGATTCACTTTTAGAACGTAAGATTGATTTTGATGCGACTGCCGTAAAAGAACTTTTACAAGGAAGTGTAGAAACCCAGATGACTCTGTTGAAACGGCTTGATATGCATATAGAGGATATGCGCTCAAGAATCGGTATTGATGTGGCAAAAAGCTCCATGTCAACATACATTTACACCCGCAGGTATCTTGGTGAATATATTCAAAAACGATTCAAGACAAGTGATGTCGCTTTTGGACAATTGAATGAACACATTCCATGGGAGTTTCAGGATTATATACTGAAGGACAAGGGACTTGCGGTAGATACGGCAAGACATTATCTGGCCATCCTGAAGAAAATTTGCCGGATGGCATTCAAGGAAGGGCATGCAGAGAAGCGTTATTTTGTGAATTTCAAACTACCCCAAGAGCACCGTAAACCACCACGGGCTTTGACTCGCGAAGATTTTGAGAAAATCCGTGATGTCGTAATACCCCCAGAAAGAGTCACCCATAACATAGCCAGAGATTTATTCCTCTTCGCCTGTTATACAGGAGTCCCATATGCGGATGCGGTTTCAATTACCCGAGAGAATATATACAAGGATGATAAGGGCGATTTGTGGTTAAAGTATCTGAGAAAGAAAAATGATTATCAGGCACGCGTCAAATTGCTGCCGGAGGCTATCGCTCTAATAGAAAAATATCGTTCGGATGAAAGGGATGAGCTTTTCCCGATGATACACCATCCCAATATGCGACGGCACATGAAAGGTTTGCGTGATTTGGCCGGCATAAGCTGTGATTTGGTCTATCACATGGGAAGACATACCTTCGGAAGTTTAATAACCCTTGAGGCCGGTGTGCCTATTGAAACAATCAGCAAAATGTTGGGCCATACCAATCTGACCACGACACAGCTTTATGCAAGGGTAACTCCTAAAAAACTTTTTGAGGATATGGACAAATTCATCGAAGCAACGAGTGATATGAAACTGGTATTATAA